One window of the Candidatus Yanofskybacteria bacterium genome contains the following:
- a CDS encoding tRNA 2-thiouridine(34) synthase MnmA, translating into MSRLAENNKKLVYVAMSGGVDSSVAAALLKQEGHKVVGVFMKQWQPDVGDFCIWKEEREEAAKAAASLNIPFKTWDFTKEYKKQVADYMIREYKLGRTPNPDVMCNKEIKFGLFLKRALSEGADFIATGHYVRKITKGAFGAKKAPFVSCGSYLYQGKDKNKDQSYFLWTLKEKEIERCLFPVGGYTKPEIRKLAKKFKLPNAGKKDSQGVCFIGPLNVKDFLLKRIKSKKGEIIKDGQAIGTHDGVFYYTIGQRHGLDIKSGDGPFYVIGKDVEKNIIYVGSEKDLKSTKTVVSNLSWVNGPIKLPARIDVKIRYRTKSEKAILSDDGNLEFDKPVRAITSGQSAVFYRGQLLLGGGVIK; encoded by the coding sequence ATGTCAAGATTAGCAGAGAACAACAAAAAGCTGGTTTATGTGGCCATGAGCGGTGGAGTGGATAGTTCTGTGGCTGCGGCACTGCTCAAGCAAGAAGGCCATAAAGTGGTCGGAGTTTTTATGAAACAATGGCAACCCGATGTCGGTGATTTTTGTATATGGAAAGAAGAACGCGAAGAAGCCGCGAAGGCCGCGGCTAGTCTGAATATACCATTTAAGACCTGGGATTTTACTAAGGAATATAAAAAACAAGTTGCCGATTACATGATCAGAGAATATAAGCTTGGTCGGACTCCGAATCCTGACGTAATGTGCAACAAGGAGATTAAATTCGGCTTATTCTTGAAAAGAGCATTGAGTGAGGGCGCGGATTTCATCGCTACCGGACACTATGTAAGAAAAATCACAAAGGGCGCCTTTGGGGCCAAAAAGGCGCCCTTTGTTTCTTGCGGTTCTTATCTTTATCAGGGCAAAGATAAGAACAAGGACCAGTCTTATTTTTTATGGACTCTGAAAGAAAAAGAGATAGAAAGGTGCTTATTCCCGGTGGGAGGATATACTAAGCCAGAAATAAGGAAACTAGCCAAAAAATTTAAATTGCCGAATGCGGGGAAGAAGGATAGCCAAGGAGTCTGTTTCATCGGACCATTAAACGTGAAAGATTTCTTGCTGAAAAGAATAAAATCGAAAAAAGGCGAGATAATAAAAGATGGCCAAGCCATTGGAACTCACGATGGTGTTTTCTACTATACTATCGGCCAGCGTCATGGGTTAGATATTAAATCTGGAGATGGTCCATTTTATGTAATCGGAAAAGACGTAGAGAAAAATATTATTTACGTTGGAAGCGAGAAAGATCTCAAGTCAACGAAGACGGTCGTGAGCAATCTCAGCTGGGTCAATGGTCCAATTAAATTACCAGCACGAATTGACGTTAAAATAAGATACAGAACTAAATCGGAAAAAGCCATTTTATCTGATGATGGTAATTTAGAATTCGATAAACCAGTTAGAGCTATAACTTCGGGCCAGTCGGCAGTTTTTTACAGGGGACAACTTCTTCTTGGCGGAGGAGTAATAAAGTGA
- a CDS encoding 23S rRNA pseudouridine synthase F — MRPLFSYPILWHTSPMNKPKENKFPMRINKYLAHKGYSTRLGGDELVRNKMVKINGKVAELGSKVEEKDKVEIIGGDKERKYKYFAYNKPIGQTTEDIVFTEGFPLGRLDKSSHGLILVTDDGRVTDRLLNPDYSHEKEYITYTHDKLPSNFKKRMELGINIEGYITKPCRIDVLGENKFRIVLIEGKKHQIRRMCAALGLRIRDLKRTRIMNIMLGELPDGHKRQIDGKELKDFLGGIGL; from the coding sequence ATGCGGCCTCTTTTTTCATATCCTATTTTGTGGCATACTAGCCCCATGAATAAGCCCAAAGAGAATAAGTTTCCAATGCGTATCAATAAATACCTAGCCCATAAAGGCTATTCGACACGTCTCGGTGGAGACGAATTGGTTCGGAATAAGATGGTCAAAATTAATGGTAAGGTGGCCGAACTAGGAAGCAAAGTCGAGGAAAAAGATAAGGTTGAGATAATTGGAGGAGATAAAGAGCGGAAATATAAATACTTCGCATACAATAAACCGATTGGTCAAACGACTGAAGACATAGTTTTCACCGAAGGATTTCCGCTAGGGAGGCTGGACAAAAGTTCTCACGGGCTGATATTGGTGACAGACGACGGACGCGTCACCGATCGACTACTGAATCCAGACTACTCGCACGAGAAAGAATACATAACCTATACCCACGACAAACTGCCGTCTAATTTCAAAAAGAGAATGGAACTTGGAATTAATATAGAGGGCTATATCACTAAGCCATGTAGAATTGACGTCCTCGGAGAAAACAAGTTCAGGATAGTACTAATCGAAGGGAAGAAACACCAAATACGTCGCATGTGTGCGGCACTTGGACTGAGGATAAGAGATCTAAAAAGAACCAGAATTATGAACATAATGCTGGGCGAGCTGCCAGATGGCCATAAACGCCAAATAGACGGGAAAGAATTGAAAGATTTCCTAGGTGGCATCGGCTTATAA
- a CDS encoding SAM-dependent methyltransferase — translation MYQDEVKAYYDYTLNLYRFFWHGDTRAVHYGIWDSHTRNLREALLNTNRFLADQANIKSGDRVLDAGCGVGGSLFWLVKNKGIQGVGITISEKQLAKAKKLQKRLRVEDKTEFYLQDYTHTNFPDASFNIVWAIESVCHAINKSDFLREAFRLLKPGGRIIVADGFLERSPNNALEKKKLVNFLRGMALDNLAESKEFESEIRRVGFRNIQNIDKTEAILPTAVRMARMSRWSWPLSTLTTWLRLTPQLLADNNRAGIDQYYLFKNGIITYRVFSVEK, via the coding sequence ATGTATCAAGACGAAGTCAAAGCATATTACGATTATACACTGAATTTATATAGATTTTTTTGGCATGGAGATACGCGTGCGGTTCATTATGGCATTTGGGATAGCCATACGAGAAATCTCCGAGAAGCGTTATTAAATACGAACAGATTTTTAGCCGACCAAGCCAATATTAAATCTGGAGACAGGGTTTTAGACGCCGGATGTGGAGTCGGTGGGAGCCTCTTCTGGCTTGTTAAGAACAAGGGAATCCAGGGTGTAGGAATTACGATCAGCGAGAAACAATTAGCCAAAGCAAAGAAGCTACAAAAACGACTGAGGGTTGAAGACAAGACGGAATTCTATCTGCAAGATTATACGCACACTAATTTCCCAGATGCATCATTTAATATTGTTTGGGCTATCGAAAGCGTTTGCCATGCAATAAACAAGTCTGATTTTCTGAGAGAAGCCTTTCGTCTTTTAAAGCCCGGAGGGCGTATTATTGTCGCCGATGGCTTTCTAGAGCGTAGTCCTAATAATGCACTGGAGAAGAAAAAGCTGGTTAATTTTTTAAGGGGCATGGCCTTAGACAATCTTGCCGAATCAAAAGAGTTCGAGAGTGAAATACGCAGGGTAGGTTTTAGAAATATTCAAAATATAGATAAAACTGAGGCAATCTTACCGACTGCTGTGAGAATGGCTCGTATGTCTCGTTGGAGCTGGCCGCTTTCAACGCTGACGACTTGGCTTCGATTAACGCCTCAGCTTCTGGCTGACAACAACAGGGCGGGGATAGATCAATATTATCTATTTAAAAATGGTATTATAACTTATCGAGTTTTTTCCGTAGAGAAGTAA
- a CDS encoding phosphopyruvate hydratase has protein sequence MSQKIKSISAEKILDSRGNATVSVTVEATGGSGSFSVPSGASTGTFEANEIKDIARVINNIETKISPKLVGMDVTDQENIDETLVSLDGTTNKSNLGGNATIGVSIACAKAAAKSLGQELFEYLNGLSEIKPSRSVPFLFMNLINGGKHAHSKLPFQEYHVVPQTESIEEALDMGTKIFKALREKIDKEMAPSFSNVGDEGGATVDVGQTIETDDVFIPLTLLSETIDELELKGKVRLAMDVAASSFFENGNYAIGKNLNSQELYEIYKEMLSKYDIMSIEDPFSEDEFNMFSQILKENNGLYIVGDDLTVTNTKRLEMAIAAKSINAIIIKPNQIGTLTETLNTMKLARDNDIECIVSHRSGETEDDFIADLAYAFRCFGLKSGAPNRGERVAKYNRLQHITSLK, from the coding sequence ATGTCACAAAAAATAAAATCAATATCGGCCGAAAAAATATTAGACTCGAGAGGCAATGCAACGGTGTCTGTTACCGTCGAAGCTACTGGTGGCAGTGGTTCCTTCTCGGTGCCATCTGGTGCAAGCACTGGTACGTTTGAAGCTAATGAAATCAAGGATATCGCTAGGGTCATAAATAACATAGAGACCAAGATCTCCCCCAAATTAGTTGGAATGGATGTCACCGACCAAGAGAACATAGACGAAACTCTCGTCAGTCTAGATGGCACCACTAATAAGTCAAATTTGGGTGGTAACGCCACAATAGGAGTAAGTATCGCCTGCGCTAAGGCCGCGGCGAAATCACTCGGTCAAGAACTTTTTGAATATTTAAATGGATTATCTGAGATCAAACCATCCCGATCAGTCCCATTTTTGTTCATGAATTTAATCAACGGCGGCAAACACGCCCACTCTAAACTTCCATTTCAGGAATACCACGTCGTGCCCCAGACCGAATCAATCGAAGAAGCCCTTGATATGGGCACAAAAATATTCAAAGCTTTGAGAGAGAAAATTGATAAAGAGATGGCTCCATCATTCTCTAACGTCGGCGACGAAGGCGGCGCGACCGTAGACGTAGGCCAAACAATCGAAACAGACGATGTCTTCATTCCATTAACACTTCTATCTGAAACTATTGATGAGCTGGAATTAAAAGGTAAAGTACGATTAGCCATGGACGTTGCGGCATCGTCTTTCTTCGAAAATGGTAACTATGCAATCGGTAAGAATCTCAATAGCCAAGAGCTCTACGAGATCTATAAAGAGATGCTCAGCAAGTACGACATTATGTCTATCGAAGACCCATTTTCTGAAGATGAGTTTAATATGTTCTCTCAGATTTTAAAGGAAAATAACGGCCTATACATTGTAGGCGATGACTTGACCGTAACTAACACTAAGCGCTTAGAGATGGCCATAGCCGCCAAGAGTATAAACGCCATAATCATAAAGCCAAATCAGATCGGAACACTAACCGAGACTTTGAATACCATGAAGCTAGCCAGAGATAACGACATAGAGTGCATCGTAAGCCACCGCAGTGGCGAGACAGAAGACGATTTCATTGCCGACCTAGCCTATGCCTTTAGGTGCTTCGGATTAAAATCAGGGGCACCAAATCGTGGTGAAAGAGTTGCCAAATACAATCGCCTACAGCACATAACTTCATTAAAATAA
- a CDS encoding 2-nitropropane dioxygenase, whose product MLDWRIIQGGMGAYISHPFLAKEVSLVSKGSALGTISGIAADRILSRILQKGDPGGHYRRALAHFPFQEAVKDIVDYYFVEGGIPEGAEYKTVIPLSFKPSWRTINLFVCASFAFVWLAKEGHDYPISINYLEKIQMPHVYSLAGAMIAGVDCVTMGAGIPTQIPGVMDALSRGEDAIYKVSVTNAIGGHKAILFNFGKHFGADLGTLKRPVFLPIISSNLMAKIMLTRSSGSIEGFVIETPTAGGHNAPPREKHSEEYGGKDRVDFEKIVELGLPFWIGGSYASPAGLAEAISAGAKGIQVGSIFALSQQSGMKDSLRREIRRRGFLKATGVDTNFSIRTDFRVSPTGFPFKVVELPGTLSDSAVYDNRTRYCALRYLATPVEKDGKIIYLCASEDVDQYVRKGGKIEDTVGRACLCQGLLATADLGTPGEPEIATLGDDVNFLEHLMGGPDDTYTVADVIGYLLSA is encoded by the coding sequence ATGCTAGACTGGCGAATAATTCAAGGAGGCATGGGGGCTTACATATCCCATCCTTTCCTTGCTAAAGAAGTCTCACTCGTATCTAAGGGCTCGGCCCTTGGCACTATATCTGGTATCGCCGCTGACAGGATTCTATCTCGTATTCTGCAAAAAGGCGATCCTGGCGGGCACTATCGAAGGGCTCTGGCCCACTTTCCATTCCAAGAAGCAGTTAAAGATATTGTAGATTATTACTTTGTTGAAGGTGGTATCCCAGAGGGAGCAGAATATAAGACCGTAATTCCACTTAGCTTTAAGCCGTCGTGGAGAACTATCAATCTCTTTGTGTGTGCGAGTTTCGCTTTTGTCTGGCTTGCCAAAGAGGGTCACGATTATCCGATTAGCATTAACTATCTTGAGAAAATACAAATGCCTCACGTTTATAGTCTCGCCGGTGCTATGATAGCCGGAGTTGATTGCGTGACCATGGGTGCAGGGATTCCTACTCAAATTCCTGGAGTCATGGACGCGTTGTCTCGCGGCGAGGATGCGATCTATAAGGTTAGCGTGACAAATGCTATCGGTGGGCACAAGGCTATATTATTCAACTTCGGGAAGCATTTTGGCGCTGATCTGGGAACATTAAAGCGTCCAGTCTTCTTGCCCATTATCTCTTCTAATCTTATGGCTAAGATAATGTTGACTAGGTCGTCGGGGAGTATCGAAGGCTTTGTTATTGAAACGCCTACCGCTGGCGGGCATAATGCTCCGCCGCGAGAAAAGCACTCCGAAGAGTATGGCGGAAAAGATAGAGTGGATTTTGAGAAAATCGTTGAGCTGGGATTACCATTTTGGATTGGCGGGTCATATGCTTCACCGGCTGGATTAGCCGAGGCGATATCGGCTGGTGCAAAGGGTATACAAGTTGGATCTATATTTGCCCTAAGCCAACAATCAGGTATGAAAGATAGCTTGAGGCGAGAGATTCGAAGAAGAGGATTCCTGAAAGCTACTGGAGTCGACACCAATTTTAGCATTAGAACTGATTTTAGAGTATCTCCAACGGGCTTCCCATTTAAAGTTGTCGAATTACCAGGAACTCTTTCTGATTCTGCAGTTTATGATAATCGAACAAGATATTGTGCCTTGCGTTATTTGGCCACGCCAGTAGAAAAAGATGGAAAGATTATTTATCTTTGCGCGTCTGAAGATGTCGATCAGTATGTCCGCAAAGGCGGGAAGATTGAGGATACGGTAGGCAGGGCTTGTCTTTGCCAAGGCTTGCTTGCCACGGCCGATCTAGGCACCCCTGGTGAGCCTGAAATTGCTACTCTGGGAGATGACGTCAACTTCTTGGAGCATCTGATGGGTGGGCCAGATGATACTTATACAGTAGCCGACGTTATCGGCTATCTTCTGTCGGCATAG
- a CDS encoding hemolysin, with protein sequence MDELKKLKQNEPFSSLSHFLGTILSLVGLILLVVLAAIKGNAWKVVGFSIYGISLVLLYGASALYHFISSENNRKKLFQKFDHALIYVLIAGTYTPICLIVLRGGWGWSIFGIVWSLAIAGILIKFLELKIKSWLSTVLYILMGWVAVVAISPLSKSLPDGGLVWLFTGGLFYTVGTIFFGLERYIPRKRWFGMHEIFHIFVLAGSFCHFWLMLKYVL encoded by the coding sequence ATGGACGAGCTCAAAAAACTAAAGCAAAACGAGCCTTTTAGCAGTTTGTCCCATTTTCTGGGGACTATTTTGTCCTTGGTCGGACTCATTCTGCTCGTAGTTTTGGCTGCTATTAAGGGTAATGCTTGGAAGGTCGTCGGCTTCTCAATCTATGGTATAAGCTTAGTTCTATTATATGGCGCAAGTGCACTTTATCATTTCATCTCTTCGGAGAATAACAGAAAAAAACTTTTTCAAAAATTCGATCACGCTTTAATCTACGTACTTATAGCTGGCACTTATACGCCTATTTGCCTTATCGTGTTGAGGGGTGGTTGGGGCTGGAGCATATTTGGCATAGTTTGGAGTCTAGCTATCGCTGGAATATTAATAAAATTCTTAGAGTTAAAGATCAAGTCGTGGCTTTCTACGGTGTTGTATATATTAATGGGCTGGGTTGCAGTCGTGGCCATCTCTCCGCTTTCTAAATCTTTGCCAGATGGGGGATTGGTGTGGCTTTTTACTGGTGGGCTATTTTACACTGTCGGCACGATATTTTTTGGTCTAGAAAGATACATACCTCGAAAACGTTGGTTTGGAATGCATGAAATATTTCATATCTTTGTTTTGGCGGGTAGTTTTTGCCATTTTTGGCTGATGTTGAAATACGTGCTTTAG
- a CDS encoding 2,3-bisphosphoglycerate-independent phosphoglycerate mutase (catalyzes the interconversion of 2-phosphoglycerate and 3-phosphoglycerate), with protein sequence MRPVVLCILDGWGFSKQKLGNAISTAETPNIDFIKNNYPSLLLQASGVAVGLSWGESGNSEVGHLTIGAGRIIFQYLSRINKAIENGSFFTNPELMQAIDHAKNNHSSLHLAGLLTSNSVHAYTDHILALIDLAKRNGINNVYLHLYTDGKDSGLKEAPSIYKKIDEFMKTSGVGKLASMIGRDIAMDRNENWDLTDQTYQLMVKGEAESATDPYEALNSRYEKGLTDINMPPMLFDADGTIRDGDALIFFNFREDRMKQIAQAFTQEKFDKFETIEMPNLLTICMTQYFENSNLHVAFPATQINNCLSEVISTNGLRQLHIAETEKYAHVTFFFNALRRQPFDGETDTLIKSDRVATEDSAMKANEICEAVIKDLENDINSFILVNFANADMLSHMGEFNQVVEGVETLDRLLGKLREVVLAKNGYLIIASDHGNAESLTYKGTGDSETKHNPNPIPLYLIAREYERARTPEEIIRSESSPGGFLSDIAPTVIDLLGIQKPVEMTGDSLLETLLN encoded by the coding sequence ATGAGACCCGTCGTACTGTGCATACTCGATGGCTGGGGATTTTCCAAGCAAAAGCTCGGCAACGCTATTTCGACCGCCGAAACTCCAAACATCGACTTCATAAAAAATAACTACCCATCCCTTTTGCTTCAGGCTTCCGGCGTTGCCGTCGGCTTATCTTGGGGTGAATCGGGCAATAGCGAAGTTGGCCACCTGACTATTGGTGCAGGCAGGATAATCTTTCAATATCTCAGTCGGATAAATAAGGCTATAGAAAATGGCAGTTTTTTTACTAACCCCGAGCTGATGCAAGCCATTGATCATGCGAAAAACAACCACTCCTCTCTGCACTTGGCTGGGCTATTAACCTCCAATTCGGTGCATGCCTATACCGATCACATTCTAGCTCTCATTGATTTAGCAAAACGAAACGGCATAAATAATGTTTATCTCCACCTTTACACGGATGGCAAAGACTCTGGCTTAAAAGAAGCTCCATCTATATATAAGAAGATCGATGAGTTTATGAAAACTTCTGGTGTTGGGAAATTAGCTTCTATGATAGGCAGAGATATAGCTATGGATCGAAATGAGAACTGGGATCTCACTGATCAAACGTATCAACTCATGGTTAAGGGCGAGGCCGAATCGGCTACAGACCCATATGAGGCATTGAATAGTCGTTACGAAAAAGGACTAACCGACATAAATATGCCTCCTATGTTATTCGATGCGGATGGCACGATCAGGGACGGAGATGCTCTAATTTTCTTCAATTTTAGAGAAGATCGCATGAAGCAAATAGCCCAAGCCTTCACTCAAGAGAAGTTTGATAAATTTGAGACGATTGAGATGCCAAATCTCCTGACTATATGTATGACTCAGTACTTCGAAAATTCTAACCTCCATGTTGCCTTTCCGGCGACACAAATTAACAACTGCTTATCCGAAGTAATCAGTACAAATGGACTTAGGCAATTGCACATCGCTGAGACGGAAAAGTACGCTCATGTGACTTTCTTTTTTAATGCTCTCAGGCGACAGCCATTTGATGGCGAAACTGATACTTTGATCAAGTCAGACAGAGTGGCCACAGAAGATTCGGCCATGAAGGCTAACGAAATATGTGAAGCAGTTATTAAAGATCTAGAGAATGATATAAATTCATTCATACTGGTCAATTTTGCTAACGCCGATATGCTGTCTCACATGGGTGAATTCAATCAAGTTGTTGAGGGCGTAGAAACGCTAGATAGACTACTAGGAAAGCTAAGAGAAGTCGTCTTGGCTAAAAATGGATATTTAATTATCGCATCAGACCATGGCAATGCCGAATCATTAACATACAAAGGCACTGGGGATTCCGAAACAAAGCACAACCCGAATCCAATCCCGCTATATTTGATAGCCAGGGAGTACGAGAGAGCTCGAACCCCAGAGGAAATCATTCGATCAGAGTCTAGTCCAGGTGGCTTTCTTTCGGACATAGCTCCGACCGTGATAGATCTTTTAGGCATTCAAAAGCCGGTCGAGATGACCGGCGATAGCCTACTAGAAACACTGCTCAATTAA
- a CDS encoding macrolide ABC transporter ATP-binding protein — MALIEVKSLEKIYVDGDVRTPGLNGVDLAINEGEFVAIIGPSGSGKSTLLQILGVLDRPSGGEYIFNGHNITEYSDDQLAHIRNKEMGFVFQAFNLLPKLTVLENVKLPLIYARLSEEERDKRARDMVSLVDLNDRVDFKTTKLSGGQKQRVAIARALVNNPKVIFADEPTGSLDSKSGEIIMSFLQDLHSQGNTIILVTHESYVAECAERILHIKDGLIDRDEKVQNRRLIAKQGFFK, encoded by the coding sequence ATGGCTCTTATTGAAGTTAAATCACTAGAGAAGATATATGTGGATGGTGACGTAAGAACGCCCGGATTGAATGGCGTTGATTTGGCTATCAACGAAGGCGAGTTTGTCGCCATCATCGGTCCATCTGGTTCCGGAAAATCTACTCTTCTTCAAATTCTCGGAGTGCTTGATAGGCCATCAGGTGGCGAATATATATTTAATGGGCACAATATAACCGAGTATTCAGACGACCAGTTGGCGCATATTAGAAACAAAGAGATGGGCTTCGTGTTTCAGGCTTTTAATCTTCTACCCAAATTGACGGTATTGGAAAATGTTAAATTGCCCTTAATCTATGCTAGGTTATCCGAGGAAGAAAGAGACAAGCGAGCGAGAGACATGGTCAGCTTGGTGGACCTAAATGACAGGGTAGATTTCAAGACTACGAAGCTATCTGGAGGCCAAAAGCAAAGAGTAGCTATCGCCCGTGCTCTAGTTAATAATCCTAAGGTTATTTTCGCTGATGAGCCAACGGGAAGCTTGGATTCTAAGTCTGGTGAGATTATTATGTCATTTTTGCAAGATTTACATTCCCAGGGAAATACAATAATTTTGGTAACTCACGAATCGTATGTCGCTGAATGCGCTGAAAGGATATTACATATCAAAGATGGGTTAATTGATAGAGACGAGAAGGTTCAGAATCGTCGATTAATCGCTAAGCAGGGATTCTTTAAATAA
- the rny gene encoding ribonuclease Y: MNPLLAAFLALVLGTIVGYVLRQILASARISSAESRAHTVLNEAKSKSQDILLEAKNKAIKLLEDAKKEEKDRNAQLTRIENLLTKKEDELDQKSKELLAERDFLKSRAAELTLIKADLEQGKERQMKELERITDLTRDAAKIELIAKIEQEYKDELYTKIRKLELEGKEEVDKRARELMIMTIQRYASSQIADATTTVVNLPSDEVKGKIIGKEGRNIKTIERLTGVDIIIDDTPEALVVSGFDPVRRQVARLAIEKLIADGRIHPAKIEEMVDKAKAEINDKIKEAGEAALFEVGVGPIDPKLTYLLGRLAFRTSFGQNVLLHSIEMSHIAAMLASELGADVSVARKAALFHDIGKAVDHEVQGTHVEIGRKILAKFGIDKKVIEGMEAHHEEYPYSSIESRIVQAADAISGARPGARKDTVEIYLKRLEELEKIATSFEGVEKSYAVQAGRELRIFVMPTKIDDLGAIKLAKDVAKKVEEDMKYPGEIRVNVIRETRAVEYAR; encoded by the coding sequence ATGAATCCGCTTTTAGCGGCATTTTTGGCTTTAGTCTTAGGTACTATCGTTGGTTACGTTCTTCGTCAGATCTTAGCTAGTGCTAGGATTAGCTCGGCCGAATCTAGGGCCCACACAGTCCTGAACGAGGCAAAATCTAAATCTCAAGATATCCTCCTTGAAGCTAAAAACAAGGCTATTAAGCTTTTGGAAGATGCCAAAAAAGAGGAGAAAGACAGGAATGCTCAGCTGACTAGAATCGAAAATCTTCTTACTAAAAAGGAAGACGAACTGGACCAAAAAAGCAAGGAGCTTCTGGCTGAGAGAGATTTCCTTAAATCTAGGGCCGCTGAACTTACTCTAATCAAGGCCGACCTTGAGCAGGGGAAAGAGAGACAGATGAAAGAATTGGAAAGGATAACCGATCTTACACGTGATGCGGCTAAAATCGAATTAATCGCAAAGATTGAGCAGGAGTATAAGGATGAGCTTTATACTAAGATAAGAAAGCTTGAGCTTGAGGGTAAAGAAGAGGTAGACAAGAGAGCTAGGGAATTAATGATTATGACTATCCAGAGATATGCCTCATCTCAGATCGCCGATGCTACGACTACGGTAGTTAACCTGCCTTCCGATGAAGTCAAGGGTAAGATCATAGGCAAAGAAGGCAGAAACATTAAGACTATCGAAAGATTGACTGGCGTCGATATTATTATTGACGATACGCCGGAGGCATTGGTTGTCTCAGGTTTCGATCCGGTCCGAAGACAGGTAGCTAGATTAGCCATCGAGAAGTTGATTGCTGACGGCAGGATACATCCGGCTAAGATCGAAGAGATGGTAGACAAAGCCAAAGCCGAGATAAATGACAAAATTAAAGAAGCTGGCGAAGCGGCTCTATTTGAGGTAGGTGTCGGCCCAATTGACCCTAAGCTCACATACTTATTAGGTAGATTAGCTTTTAGAACTAGCTTCGGTCAAAACGTATTGCTGCACTCTATCGAGATGTCCCATATTGCGGCCATGCTAGCCTCAGAATTAGGCGCAGACGTAAGCGTTGCCAGGAAGGCGGCATTGTTCCATGACATAGGTAAGGCCGTTGATCACGAGGTTCAGGGCACTCACGTCGAAATTGGAAGAAAGATTTTGGCTAAATTCGGAATAGATAAGAAAGTAATCGAAGGCATGGAGGCTCATCATGAGGAATATCCATATTCTTCGATTGAGTCTAGAATTGTTCAAGCTGCTGATGCCATATCTGGCGCCAGACCTGGGGCCAGAAAAGATACTGTTGAGATATATCTCAAGAGATTAGAAGAGTTAGAAAAAATTGCTACGTCATTTGAGGGCGTTGAGAAATCATATGCCGTTCAGGCCGGTAGGGAATTGAGGATATTCGTAATGCCCACGAAAATTGATGACCTAGGAGCTATTAAGCTAGCTAAGGATGTTGCTAAAAAAGTTGAAGAAGACATGAAATATCCTGGAGAAATCAGGGTTAATGTAATAAGGGAAACTAGAGCCGTAGAATACGCGAGATAG